In Bradyrhizobium sp. 195, the sequence GTGTGCCCAAGGAGATCAAGGTGCAGGAATATCGCGTCGGGCTCACCCCGGGCGCCGTCCGTGAATATGTTGCAGCCGGGCACCAGGTGATGGTCGAGACCGGCGCCGGCGGCGGCATCGGCGCGTCCGATGAGGTGTATCGGCGGGCAGGGGCCACCATTGCCGAGAGCGCCCGCGACATCTTTGCCAAGTCCGACATGATTGTGAAGGTGAAGGAGCCGCAGAAGAGCGAATGGGCCAAGCTCCAAGAAAGCCAGATTCTTTTTACCTATCTTCATCTTGCGCCGGATCCGGAGCAGGCGAAGGGCCTGGTTGCCTCCGGCTGCACCGCGATCGCCTATGAAACCGTCACGGACGCGAGCGGTCACCTGCCGCTGCTCGCGCCGATGAGCGAAGTCGCTGGGCGCCTCGCCATCGAGGCTGCCGGCGCCGCGCTCAGGCGGTCGGCCGGCGGCCGCGGGCTGCTGCTCGGCGGCGTGCCGGGCGTGCAGCCGGCGCGGGTCGTCGTGCTCGGCGGCGGGGTCGTGGGGACGCAGGCGGCACGCATGGCCGCAGGTCTCGGTGCGGAAGTGACGGTGATCGACCGCTCGATTCCTCGTCTACGCCAGCTGGACGATCTCTTTATCGGACGCGTGCGCACCCGCTTTTCGACGATCGAGGCGGTCGAGGAGGAGGTGTTCGCCGCCGACGTCGTGATCGGCGCGGTGCTGGTGCCGGGCGCAAGCGCACCGAAGCTGGTCACGCGCGCGATGCTGACATCGATGCGGCCCGGCGCCGTGCTGGTCGACGTCGCGATCGACCAGGGCGGCTGCTTCGAGACCTCGCATCCGACCACGCACACTGATCCAACCTATGAGGTGGATGGCGTCGTGCATTACTGCGTCGCCAATATGCCGGGCGCGGTGCCGGTGACGTCCAGCCAGGCGCTGAACAACGCGACGCTGCCGTTCGGCCTGATGCTGGCGAACAAAGGCTTTGCCGCGGTGCTGGAGAACCCGCATCTGCGCAACGGGCTCAACGTGCACCGCGGGCGGATTACCAACAAGGCGGTGGCGGAGAGTCTGGGGCTGGAGTTCGCGCCGGTGGAAAGCGGGTTGGCGGCGTAGAGGCCGCAACCTCCGTCATTGCGAGCGCAGCGAAGCAATCCAGGATCTTTCCGCGGAAAGACTCTGGATTGCTTCGCTACGCTCGCAATGACGCTGTGGGACCAGCGTAACTAATGCGTCGGCCAGAGTCAGTGCTGAGAATTCACGCCTTCGTCAGCCTGTACTGCCCCAAATCCGGATCATGTGTCATGCGCCAGTAGTCGACGAACCGCCAGGGCATCGCCGAAAACACGCGGCCGCTTGAGTTGCGATAATAGGTGCTCATGCCGGGATGGGTCCAAATCATCGCCTCGTGTTCGGCATCGACCTTGCGGACGTAGTCGTCGAGCACATCCTGGCGGACGTCGATGGCGGCGACGTCCTGCTCGATCATGTCGGCGAGACAGGCTGAGATGTAGCGGCTCTGGCATTCCGACTGGAAGATGACACTGCCGCCATGGGCGGGGCCGGAGTTGGGGCCCAGCATGCAGAAGAAATTTGGGAAGCCAGGCACGGTGAGGCCGAGGAACGCCGTCGGGTTGTCGTTGCTCCAGGCCTGGCGCAAATCCTGGCCGTAGCGGCCGCTGATGTTGAGGCGGGCCGCCATTTCCGTCACCTTGAAGCCGGTCGCGACCACGATGATATCGGCGGGACGGTGCTTGCCGTCGGCGGTAACGACGCCACCCTGATCGAAATGATCGATCGCCTCGGTGACGAGTTCGACATTGTCCCGCCTCAAGGTCTTGAACCAATTGTTGTCGAGCAGGATGCGCTTGCCGTAGGGCGGATAGGTCGGCACGCATTTCTCGATCAGGTCGGGCCGGTCTTGCAGCTCGGACAGGATGAAGTCGGTCAGTTCCTGGCGGTGCCGGTCATTGCCCTTGTTGACGGCGCGCTCCGGATGCGGCCAGGCCGGATCCTTGCGCAAGAAGGGCAGCAGGCCGTCGCCATAGCGCCAGAACATGTTGAAGCGGTACCACTGCACATAGAACGGCAGATGCGCCAGCAGCCAGCGCGCGCCCTCGCTGATCGGATCGGCATAGCCCTTCACCGGCCGCGCCCATTGAGCGCTGCGCTGATAGACCGTGACCGAGGCCACACGTCCAGCGATCGACGGCACCAGCTGCATCGATGTCGCGCCGGTGCCGATCACGGCGACATGCTTGCCGTCGAGCTTGATGTCGTCGGACCACAGCGCCGAATGCAGGATCGTTCCCGTGAAGTCCTCCTCGCCCTTGAAACGGGCGCGGGAGGGATCGTTGAGTTGGCCGATGGCCGAGACCAGCGCGGTGGATGCGAACGTCTCTTCGCCGTCCTTCGTTTTCAGCGTGGATATCCAGCGCTGCGTGCCTTCGTCCCAGCGCGACGAGGTCAGCTCGGTGTTGACGCGCAGATGCTCGCGAATGCCGTATTCTTCGGCGACCTTCTGGAGATAGCCGAGCAGCTCCTCGCGCTGGCAGAAATAACGGGTCCATGCATTGCCCGAGCCGAACGAGTAGGAATAGGAGTGATTCGGCGTGTCGACGCCGCAGCCGGGATAGCGGTTGATCCACCAGGTGCCCCCAAGCTCGGCGTTCTTCTCGACGATGGTGTAGGGAATGCCGAGCTGGCCGAGCGCGACGCCGAGCGCGATGGCGCAGACGCCGGCGCCGACGATCAGCACATGCTGGTCGGCGAGCTTTTCGTCGGAAGGACGCCTGGTCCAGCGCGCCTGGCGCGCCACAAAGCCCATCTCCTCGCGCATCAGCGGGGCATATTCCGGCGCGACGTTCTCGCCAAGGCAGGCGCGCATCATCTTCAGCAGCAGCTCTTCGCCGGGATCGGCAATGACAGGCTTCGGCGTACCATTGGCGAAGAGCTTGACCACCGCGGCGCGGATCTCATCCTGGATGTCCCGGGGCATGCCGGCCTCGGGATCGGGGATGAGGCGGATATCGCGCTTGGGCAAGTATGGCGGCGCGAGCCATTTCGCGTCGCCGGTCATGTGCACCAGCACCATCAGGAGACAGCGGATGTCGCCTTCTGCGATGGCCGAGGCAAGGTCGAGCGGCTTGTGCGGAGATTCGATGTTCATGGCGTGTCCTGGTCCCCGGACGGATTGAAGAGGCCGCGCGTCATCAGCTTGCGATAGGCGGAGATGACGTGGTCGGGCACGGCGGTGACGCCGCCTGCCGAATAAGAATAGCGGCGACTGAGATAGCCGCGCGCGCCCATCAGAATGTGGACGATGGCCTCGAACTCCTCGTCGCTAAAGTCCTCGATGGCGCCGGCAAGGCGCGCGCGGCGCAAGATGCGGACATAAGCGGTCGCGATGTTGTCGAGATGCTTCTGATAGCCGATTGGGGCGAAGAACTCGGCTTCGTTGAGGATGCGCAAAAATTCCGGCACCTCGCGGATGA encodes:
- a CDS encoding flavin-containing monooxygenase; its protein translation is MNIESPHKPLDLASAIAEGDIRCLLMVLVHMTGDAKWLAPPYLPKRDIRLIPDPEAGMPRDIQDEIRAAVVKLFANGTPKPVIADPGEELLLKMMRACLGENVAPEYAPLMREEMGFVARQARWTRRPSDEKLADQHVLIVGAGVCAIALGVALGQLGIPYTIVEKNAELGGTWWINRYPGCGVDTPNHSYSYSFGSGNAWTRYFCQREELLGYLQKVAEEYGIREHLRVNTELTSSRWDEGTQRWISTLKTKDGEETFASTALVSAIGQLNDPSRARFKGEEDFTGTILHSALWSDDIKLDGKHVAVIGTGATSMQLVPSIAGRVASVTVYQRSAQWARPVKGYADPISEGARWLLAHLPFYVQWYRFNMFWRYGDGLLPFLRKDPAWPHPERAVNKGNDRHRQELTDFILSELQDRPDLIEKCVPTYPPYGKRILLDNNWFKTLRRDNVELVTEAIDHFDQGGVVTADGKHRPADIIVVATGFKVTEMAARLNISGRYGQDLRQAWSNDNPTAFLGLTVPGFPNFFCMLGPNSGPAHGGSVIFQSECQSRYISACLADMIEQDVAAIDVRQDVLDDYVRKVDAEHEAMIWTHPGMSTYYRNSSGRVFSAMPWRFVDYWRMTHDPDLGQYRLTKA
- the ald gene encoding alanine dehydrogenase; translated protein: MRVGVPKEIKVQEYRVGLTPGAVREYVAAGHQVMVETGAGGGIGASDEVYRRAGATIAESARDIFAKSDMIVKVKEPQKSEWAKLQESQILFTYLHLAPDPEQAKGLVASGCTAIAYETVTDASGHLPLLAPMSEVAGRLAIEAAGAALRRSAGGRGLLLGGVPGVQPARVVVLGGGVVGTQAARMAAGLGAEVTVIDRSIPRLRQLDDLFIGRVRTRFSTIEAVEEEVFAADVVIGAVLVPGASAPKLVTRAMLTSMRPGAVLVDVAIDQGGCFETSHPTTHTDPTYEVDGVVHYCVANMPGAVPVTSSQALNNATLPFGLMLANKGFAAVLENPHLRNGLNVHRGRITNKAVAESLGLEFAPVESGLAA
- a CDS encoding TetR/AcrR family transcriptional regulator — its product is MNQGPATAKVTKLNRVERNAWTKQKIFEAATKVVGKHGYAEASVARITEQAGVAQGTFYNHFDNRQELLDQLLPKIGLDMVEFIRARTGTADAARQEIERFAAFFDFIREVPEFLRILNEAEFFAPIGYQKHLDNIATAYVRILRRARLAGAIEDFSDEEFEAIVHILMGARGYLSRRYSYSAGGVTAVPDHVISAYRKLMTRGLFNPSGDQDTP